A stretch of Pseudoclavibacter chungangensis DNA encodes these proteins:
- a CDS encoding ABC transporter ATP-binding protein, producing MATVTFDHATLRYPGATRPSVNDLDLELADGEFLVLVGPSGCGKSTTLRMLAGLEQVTSGYILIDDVDVTDTDPKDRDIAMVFQNYALYPHMSVADNMGFALSLAKAPKHEIRERVERAAAMLDLTPYLDRKPKALSGGQRQRVAMGRAIVREPKVFCMDEPLSNLDAKLRVQTRGEIARLQKRLGTTTLYVTHDQVEALTMGDRVAVLDAGTLQQVASPEELYNRPANVFVAGFVGSPAMNLVPLVRDADGRIPLGDVAVPIPPGAPAEITVGFRPEHLDLVESGGITLSVTMVEDLGSDLYVYGRSDLAGEPQLVLRLERTSGIRIGDTLHVTMDPARVHLFDTATGERLD from the coding sequence ATGGCAACGGTGACCTTCGATCATGCGACGCTCAGGTATCCGGGCGCGACCCGGCCGAGCGTGAACGATCTCGACCTCGAGCTCGCCGACGGCGAGTTCCTCGTGCTCGTCGGCCCGTCGGGCTGCGGCAAGTCGACCACGCTCCGCATGCTCGCGGGGCTCGAACAGGTCACGAGCGGGTACATCCTCATCGACGACGTCGACGTGACGGACACGGACCCGAAGGATCGCGACATCGCGATGGTCTTCCAGAACTACGCGCTCTATCCGCACATGTCCGTCGCCGACAACATGGGCTTCGCGCTGTCGCTCGCGAAGGCGCCCAAGCACGAGATCCGCGAACGCGTCGAGCGCGCAGCGGCGATGCTCGACCTCACGCCATACCTCGACCGCAAGCCGAAGGCCCTCTCCGGCGGCCAACGCCAGCGCGTCGCGATGGGGCGCGCCATCGTCCGCGAGCCGAAGGTGTTCTGCATGGACGAGCCGCTCTCGAACCTCGACGCGAAGCTCCGGGTCCAGACGCGCGGCGAGATCGCCCGGCTCCAGAAGCGCCTCGGCACGACGACGCTCTACGTCACCCACGACCAGGTCGAGGCGCTCACGATGGGTGACCGGGTCGCGGTCCTCGACGCGGGCACGCTCCAGCAGGTCGCTTCGCCCGAGGAGCTCTACAACCGGCCGGCGAACGTGTTCGTCGCAGGATTCGTCGGCTCGCCCGCGATGAACCTCGTCCCGCTCGTGCGCGACGCCGACGGCCGGATCCCCCTCGGCGACGTCGCCGTGCCGATCCCGCCCGGCGCCCCCGCCGAGATCACCGTGGGGTTCCGCCCGGAGCACCTCGACCTCGTCGAGTCGGGCGGGATCACGCTCTCGGTCACGATGGTCGAGGACCTCGGCAGCGACCTCTACGTCTACGGACGATCCGACCTCGCCGGCGAGCCGCAGCTCGTGCTCCGTCTCGAACGCACGAGCGGGATCCGGATCGGTGACACGCTCCACGTCACGATGGACCCGGCGCGCGTGCACCTGTTCGACACCGCGACCGGCGAGCGGTTGGACTGA
- a CDS encoding ABC transporter substrate-binding protein: protein MMRSTKRIAVLALVAAVALTGCAGRSASDVDTTARGPITMAMGSNDAGKLAPVIEAWNAAHPDETVTMFELPKDADPARDTLVQSLQARSGDYDVMALDVVWTGEFAAHRWILPLEGDLAIDTSGLLPATVDSATYRETLYAAPMNTNAQLLFYRTDLVPTAPATWQDLLASCPTARAADVDCLDLQLKSYEGITVQATQAINSWGGSAVGPDGLTPTVTTPQATAAIQAVTDAYADGDIAGRSSGFTEEETNLAFLAGETMYAYNWPYMFDTAKTEPTSTVGDDFAVAPIVGPDGVGASTLGGYNNAINAYSEYPATARDFVAFVQNEDNQRAFADQSFPPVLASVYDDPELVAQYPYLPVLKDALEHAQPRPVTPFYSGVSKAIQDNAYAAITGARPVDQALADMQAAMTAAAS, encoded by the coding sequence ATGATGAGGAGCACGAAGCGCATCGCCGTCCTCGCACTCGTGGCCGCGGTCGCGCTCACGGGCTGCGCCGGACGTTCGGCGAGCGACGTCGACACGACGGCACGCGGCCCGATCACGATGGCGATGGGGTCGAACGACGCGGGCAAGCTCGCGCCCGTCATCGAGGCGTGGAACGCGGCCCACCCCGACGAGACCGTCACGATGTTCGAGCTCCCGAAGGACGCCGATCCCGCGCGCGACACGCTCGTGCAGTCCCTGCAGGCGCGCTCGGGCGACTACGACGTCATGGCGCTCGACGTCGTCTGGACGGGCGAGTTCGCGGCGCACCGGTGGATCCTGCCCCTCGAGGGCGACCTCGCGATCGACACCTCGGGGCTCCTGCCCGCGACCGTCGACAGCGCCACCTACCGCGAGACCCTGTACGCGGCGCCCATGAACACGAACGCGCAATTGCTGTTCTACCGCACCGATCTCGTCCCCACGGCGCCCGCCACCTGGCAGGACCTGCTCGCGAGCTGCCCCACCGCCCGCGCGGCCGACGTGGATTGCCTCGACCTGCAGTTGAAGAGCTACGAGGGCATCACCGTCCAGGCGACACAGGCGATCAACTCGTGGGGCGGTTCGGCGGTCGGCCCCGACGGATTGACCCCCACCGTCACGACGCCGCAGGCGACCGCCGCGATCCAGGCCGTCACCGACGCGTACGCCGACGGCGACATCGCCGGACGCTCGAGCGGTTTCACGGAGGAGGAGACGAACCTCGCGTTCCTCGCGGGCGAGACGATGTACGCGTACAACTGGCCGTACATGTTCGACACGGCGAAGACCGAACCCACGTCGACCGTCGGCGACGACTTCGCGGTCGCCCCGATCGTCGGCCCCGACGGGGTCGGCGCGTCGACGCTCGGCGGGTACAACAACGCGATCAACGCGTACTCGGAGTACCCGGCCACGGCACGCGACTTCGTCGCGTTCGTCCAGAACGAGGACAACCAGCGTGCGTTCGCCGACCAGTCCTTCCCACCCGTCCTCGCATCCGTCTACGACGACCCCGAACTCGTCGCGCAGTACCCCTACCTGCCCGTGCTGAAGGATGCGCTCGAGCACGCCCAGCCGCGCCCGGTCACACCGTTCTACTCGGGTGTCTCGAAGGCCATCCAGGACAACGCGTACGCCGCGATCACGGGAGCGAGACCCGTCGACCAGGCGCTCGCCGACATGCAGGCGGCCATGACCGCGGCCGCGAGCTGA
- a CDS encoding carbohydrate ABC transporter permease, whose protein sequence is MTQAPSETEAVVLTTGTPDRRRRDDGRWAWALIAPTLLILAIVIGYPIVQAVRLAFQADEQLDPATGFFEEGGFAGGSNFVHWLMQDCGGGAGSCPPGTLGSEFWSAIGVTFFFTIVTVTLEVALGFWFATIMGKNLWGRSVIRASVLVPWAIPTAVTAKLWYFMFADNGIVNSVLGQQIPWMTGVWESRFAVIVADVWKTTPFVALLILAGLQMIPKDVYEAARMDGASRWQQFTRITLPLVRPALMVAILFRVLDALRMYDLPAIMQGASGGSPTTTMSILVTADMRQGNFNSASALSTLVFLVIFLVAFVMVKFLGANAVDQTRAGARPATKEKTS, encoded by the coding sequence ATGACGCAGGCGCCGAGCGAGACCGAGGCCGTCGTCCTGACGACCGGCACGCCCGACCGGCGGCGCCGCGACGACGGTCGATGGGCGTGGGCGCTCATCGCCCCGACCCTGCTCATCCTCGCGATCGTCATCGGGTACCCGATCGTGCAGGCGGTGCGCCTCGCGTTCCAGGCGGACGAACAGCTCGACCCGGCGACGGGATTCTTCGAGGAGGGCGGCTTCGCGGGCGGCTCGAACTTCGTCCACTGGCTGATGCAGGACTGCGGTGGCGGCGCGGGAAGTTGTCCACCGGGCACGCTCGGCTCGGAGTTCTGGTCCGCCATCGGTGTCACGTTCTTCTTCACGATCGTGACCGTGACGCTCGAGGTCGCCCTCGGATTCTGGTTCGCGACGATCATGGGCAAGAACCTCTGGGGCCGGTCCGTCATCAGGGCGAGCGTGCTCGTGCCGTGGGCGATCCCCACCGCCGTGACCGCGAAGCTCTGGTACTTCATGTTCGCCGACAACGGCATCGTGAACAGCGTCCTCGGGCAGCAGATCCCGTGGATGACCGGCGTCTGGGAGTCACGCTTCGCGGTGATCGTGGCCGATGTGTGGAAGACGACACCGTTCGTCGCGCTCCTCATCCTCGCGGGCCTGCAGATGATCCCGAAGGACGTCTACGAGGCCGCCCGCATGGACGGTGCGTCGCGCTGGCAGCAGTTCACGCGCATCACGCTGCCCCTCGTGCGACCGGCGCTCATGGTCGCGATCCTCTTCCGCGTCCTCGACGCGCTGCGCATGTACGACCTGCCCGCGATCATGCAGGGCGCGTCGGGCGGTTCGCCCACGACGACGATGTCGATCCTCGTCACGGCCGATATGCGGCAGGGCAACTTCAACAGCGCCTCGGCGCTCTCGACGCTCGTGTTCCTCGTCATCTTCCTCGTCGCGTTCGTGATGGTGAAGTTCCTCGGCGCGAACGCGGTCGATCAGACACGGGCCGGTGCACGTCCGGCGACGAAGGAGAAGACGTCATGA
- a CDS encoding carbohydrate ABC transporter permease codes for MTATSARNERATVHPPRRYRSENGWGTRLGAVVIVLFCLLPFYWMVVVAFRETAHTFDTTPWPTFVTLDNFTAALSTSAGNDFLAAIRNSLLISLCTTLVAVLLGISVAYALARLEFRGKNVVTGIVLGASMFPGVALVTPLFQLFSAPEVGWIGTYQALIVPNISFALPLTIYTLTSFLNDMPWELEEAARMDGATRGQAFRKVILPLALPAVFTTAILAFIASWNEYLLASQLSNRRTEPVTVAIARFAGDNPYIQPYATIMAAGTLVTIPLVVVVLIFQRPIVAGLTAGGVKS; via the coding sequence ATGACCGCGACCTCGGCACGGAACGAGCGCGCGACGGTGCACCCGCCGCGACGGTACCGGTCGGAGAACGGTTGGGGCACGCGCCTCGGCGCCGTCGTCATCGTGCTGTTCTGTCTGCTGCCGTTCTACTGGATGGTCGTCGTCGCGTTCCGCGAGACGGCGCACACGTTCGACACGACCCCGTGGCCGACGTTCGTGACGCTCGACAACTTCACGGCTGCACTCTCCACGAGCGCGGGGAACGACTTCCTCGCCGCCATCCGCAACAGCCTCCTCATCAGCCTCTGCACGACCCTCGTCGCGGTGCTGCTCGGGATCAGCGTCGCCTACGCCCTCGCGCGCCTCGAGTTCCGGGGCAAGAACGTCGTGACGGGCATCGTCCTCGGTGCGTCCATGTTCCCGGGTGTCGCGCTCGTGACGCCGCTGTTCCAACTGTTCAGTGCCCCTGAGGTGGGCTGGATCGGCACGTACCAGGCGCTCATCGTGCCGAACATCTCCTTCGCCCTGCCCCTCACGATCTACACGCTCACGTCGTTCCTCAACGACATGCCGTGGGAGCTCGAGGAGGCCGCCCGCATGGACGGTGCGACGCGGGGCCAGGCGTTCCGGAAGGTCATCCTGCCGCTCGCCCTGCCCGCGGTGTTCACGACCGCGATCCTCGCGTTCATCGCGTCCTGGAACGAGTACCTGCTCGCGAGCCAGCTCTCGAACCGTCGGACCGAGCCCGTGACGGTCGCGATCGCCCGCTTCGCGGGCGACAACCCCTACATCCAGCCGTACGCGACGATCATGGCGGCGGGGACGCTCGTCACGATCCCGCTCGTCGTCGTCGTGCTCATCTTCCAGCGGCCCATCGTCGCGGGCCTCACGGCGGGCGGGGTGAAGAGCTGA
- a CDS encoding HAD family hydrolase, translated as MGAIVASDLDRTLVYSARALALDTPDELAPALVVSEVYQGAPLSFMTREAERLLDGIRTRAEFVPVTTRTPAQYARIAFPAPRPRYAIVSNGGTILVDGRPDEDRAARLRADVAASSAPLDEIDAVLRDPANAGWVLRVHEADGLFLYAIVDREAVPTDWLVELGERCHALGWTISLQGRKLYCVPEPVTKGRAVDELRERLGASLVFAAGDSLLDRSLIEAAEIAYRPAHGELEDAGYGASNLTVTDTRGVLAGEEILRRISEALTSSGA; from the coding sequence ATGGGCGCGATCGTCGCGTCGGACCTCGACCGCACGCTCGTCTACTCGGCGCGGGCCCTCGCGCTCGACACACCCGATGAGCTCGCTCCCGCGCTCGTCGTCTCGGAGGTGTACCAGGGCGCGCCGCTGTCGTTCATGACCCGCGAGGCCGAGCGGCTCCTCGACGGGATCCGGACGCGAGCCGAGTTCGTACCCGTCACGACCCGGACGCCCGCGCAGTACGCCCGCATCGCGTTCCCCGCGCCACGGCCGCGCTACGCGATCGTCAGCAACGGGGGCACGATCCTCGTCGACGGCCGCCCCGACGAGGATCGGGCGGCCAGGCTCCGCGCCGATGTCGCGGCGAGCTCGGCCCCGCTCGACGAGATCGACGCCGTCCTCCGCGACCCGGCGAACGCGGGGTGGGTGCTGCGCGTGCACGAGGCGGACGGACTGTTCCTCTACGCGATCGTGGACCGCGAGGCCGTGCCGACCGATTGGCTCGTCGAGCTGGGGGAGCGCTGCCACGCCCTCGGGTGGACCATCTCGTTGCAGGGCCGCAAGCTCTACTGCGTGCCCGAGCCCGTCACGAAGGGACGCGCGGTCGACGAGCTGCGTGAGCGGCTCGGGGCGTCGCTCGTGTTCGCCGCGGGCGACTCGCTGCTCGACCGCTCGCTCATCGAAGCGGCCGAAATCGCGTACCGGCCCGCGCACGGCGAGCTCGAGGACGCGGGCTACGGGGCATCGAACCTCACGGTCACCGACACCCGCGGCGTGCTGGCCGGCGAGGAGATCCTGCGACGCATCTCGGAGGCGCTCACGTCGTCGGGCGCCTGA
- a CDS encoding cysteine protease StiP family protein, with amino-acid sequence MTAPTETFPEPLVGPDFGSYAPEDVRWLLTDLRDARLEAPSAEREREIQSGRANYAESLPIEYVPSPEYEALYREALAASARRIAVAVGVVTDLVLAEREGAPVLVSLARAGTPIGILMKRWAERMRGTRVDHYTMSIVRGVGVDELALRALAARHDPARVAFVDGWTGKGAIARELASALDRFEATSGIGFLRDLAVLADPGHCVRIFGTREDYLVPSACLNSTVSGLVSRTVYNRDLIGPDDYHGAKFYAELREHDVSGAFLDAVCAFFPEVDEDVARGVEDVRAGDREPTWTGWAAVERISDEYGIGDVNLVKPGVGETTRVLLRRIPWRVLVRPDAMTDVAHVLLLAEQRGVPVEVVEGLPYSSVGLIRPLDRTDGTD; translated from the coding sequence ATGACCGCCCCCACCGAAACCTTCCCCGAGCCGCTCGTCGGCCCCGACTTCGGCTCCTACGCGCCCGAGGACGTCCGCTGGCTCCTCACCGATCTGCGGGACGCCCGCCTCGAGGCACCCTCCGCCGAGCGGGAGCGCGAGATCCAGAGCGGCCGTGCGAACTACGCCGAGTCGCTGCCCATCGAGTACGTGCCCTCACCCGAGTACGAGGCGCTCTACCGGGAGGCCCTCGCCGCGAGTGCGCGGCGCATCGCCGTCGCCGTCGGGGTCGTCACCGATCTCGTGCTCGCCGAGCGCGAGGGGGCACCCGTGCTCGTGTCGCTCGCACGCGCGGGGACGCCCATCGGGATCCTCATGAAGCGCTGGGCCGAACGCATGCGCGGCACGCGGGTCGACCACTACACGATGAGCATCGTCCGTGGTGTCGGGGTCGACGAACTCGCGCTGCGGGCGCTCGCCGCGCGCCACGATCCTGCGCGTGTCGCGTTCGTCGACGGCTGGACGGGGAAGGGCGCGATCGCCCGTGAGCTCGCGAGCGCCCTCGACCGCTTCGAGGCGACGAGCGGCATCGGGTTCCTCCGCGATCTCGCGGTGCTCGCCGACCCCGGACACTGCGTGCGGATCTTCGGGACGCGGGAGGACTACCTCGTCCCCTCGGCGTGCCTCAACTCGACCGTGTCCGGCCTCGTGTCGCGCACGGTCTACAACCGCGACCTCATCGGGCCCGATGACTACCACGGCGCGAAGTTCTACGCGGAGCTGCGCGAACACGATGTGTCGGGCGCGTTCCTCGACGCGGTCTGCGCGTTCTTCCCCGAGGTCGACGAGGACGTCGCTCGCGGCGTCGAGGACGTGCGGGCCGGGGATCGCGAGCCGACGTGGACGGGCTGGGCGGCGGTCGAACGCATCAGCGACGAGTACGGCATCGGTGACGTGAACCTCGTGAAGCCCGGCGTGGGCGAGACGACGCGCGTCCTGCTCCGTCGCATACCGTGGCGCGTCCTCGTCCGCCCGGACGCGATGACGGACGTGGCGCACGTGCTCCTGCTCGCCGAACAGCGGGGCGTGCCCGTCGAGGTCGTGGAGGGGCTGCCGTACAGTTCCGTCGGCCTCATCCGGCCCCTCGACCGGACGGACGGTACGGACTGA
- a CDS encoding phosphoribosyltransferase domain-containing protein, whose product MNAWTGGHVRDETGIVLHGDPVRSAVPVERLVGLALRRNPRRVHLLVSTVLAKHVPTPPALALAAGHVLGGYVAARLDDAAPDPRPAELLAAALDPDERTTGADEGRFDALRAATAATPRDRPDVRVIGYAETATGLGHLVAEALGARYLHSTRHVPAPGAPAIGFEEEHSHATSHVLSPVDDDWLVADGTVVLVDDEISTGTTVINTVREMHAVRPQRHWVVASLIDLRSAADRARVDALAAELGTRIDVVALGVGTVHLPDDVRERAERLIGAPSQPSGAEDAVAVVGAEAVLGDAGVAGGVSDGGETDDAGATSDVVDVEVDVRPIRSARFGVEGTVEPAVVRRIADAIDPVAGDGSVLVLGSEEFIALPVHVADALRAPGRAVRFSTTTRSPIAPVDRDDYAIAGAIRFRSHDETVDGPGERFAYNLTRGGRRFDTIVFMPEPGLPAGALDAAEGVVAALRRVTARVVVVHTPAWHPPVVDERGPRDRPLGASGHPDTSIPERTR is encoded by the coding sequence ATGAACGCGTGGACGGGTGGCCACGTGCGCGACGAGACGGGCATCGTGCTGCACGGCGACCCCGTCCGCAGCGCGGTACCGGTCGAGCGACTCGTCGGCCTCGCGCTGCGCCGCAATCCCCGCCGCGTCCACCTGCTCGTGTCGACCGTGCTCGCGAAGCACGTGCCGACACCGCCCGCGCTCGCGCTCGCGGCCGGGCACGTGCTCGGCGGGTACGTGGCCGCGCGCCTCGACGACGCCGCGCCCGATCCACGCCCGGCCGAGCTCCTCGCGGCCGCGCTCGACCCGGACGAGCGCACGACGGGAGCCGACGAGGGGCGCTTCGATGCGTTGCGTGCGGCGACCGCGGCGACGCCGCGCGATCGCCCCGACGTGCGCGTCATCGGGTACGCCGAGACCGCGACGGGGCTCGGCCACCTCGTCGCCGAGGCCCTCGGCGCGCGGTACCTCCACAGCACGCGCCACGTCCCGGCGCCGGGCGCACCCGCGATCGGCTTCGAGGAGGAGCACTCGCACGCGACGAGCCACGTGCTCTCACCCGTCGACGACGACTGGCTCGTCGCCGACGGCACGGTCGTCCTCGTCGACGACGAGATCAGCACGGGCACCACGGTCATCAACACCGTGCGCGAGATGCACGCCGTGCGCCCCCAGCGGCACTGGGTCGTCGCCTCGCTCATCGACCTGCGCTCGGCCGCCGATCGCGCACGCGTCGACGCCCTCGCCGCGGAGCTGGGGACGCGCATCGACGTCGTCGCGCTCGGGGTCGGCACGGTGCACCTGCCCGACGACGTGCGGGAGCGGGCAGAGCGACTCATCGGCGCGCCCTCGCAGCCCTCCGGCGCCGAGGACGCCGTCGCCGTCGTCGGCGCCGAGGCTGTCCTCGGTGACGCGGGAGTGGCAGGTGGTGTGAGCGATGGGGGGGAGACGGACGACGCGGGGGCGACGAGTGACGTCGTCGACGTCGAGGTCGACGTGCGCCCGATCCGCAGCGCACGGTTCGGCGTCGAGGGCACCGTCGAGCCTGCGGTCGTGCGGCGGATCGCGGACGCGATCGACCCCGTCGCCGGCGACGGCAGCGTCCTCGTCCTCGGCTCCGAGGAGTTCATCGCACTACCCGTCCACGTCGCGGACGCGCTGCGTGCACCCGGCCGCGCGGTGCGCTTCTCGACGACGACGCGCTCGCCGATCGCGCCCGTCGACCGCGACGACTACGCGATCGCGGGCGCGATCCGGTTCCGCAGCCACGACGAGACCGTCGACGGTCCGGGGGAGCGGTTCGCGTACAACCTGACCCGCGGCGGACGACGATTCGACACGATCGTGTTCATGCCCGAGCCCGGACTCCCCGCCGGAGCGCTCGACGCGGCGGAAGGCGTCGTCGCCGCACTCCGTCGCGTCACCGCCCGCGTCGTCGTCGTGCACACGCCCGCCTGGCACCCACCGGTCGTCGACGAACGGGGCCCGCGCGACCGCCCCCTCGGAGCGAGCGGCCACCCCGACACGAGCATCCCGGAACGGACGAGATGA
- a CDS encoding HpcH/HpaI aldolase/citrate lyase family protein: MNVRHFGFLEPEHRDRLFHRPPAELRLDSAPELLATALGGTLYCPGNRPSLAKDVLKQAARGCVSMVLCLEDSIADDEVPAAEANVAAALRELHDDRDREGHAPLPLLFVRVRTPEQLVALADRLGDALDLLSGFVVPKFENHGGRAERFFAALESVQRTHGRTGADGGQRLRIMAILESPVMIHLETREQTLASILDVTRAHRDDVLALRIGATDLSSAFGLRRSKDFTVYDVKVVSAVIADIVNVLGRPGDDLVISGPVWEHFAKAERILKPQLRTTPFVTARERRLRERLVLKGLDGLIREITLDRANGLLGKTVIHPSHVSVVHALSVVTHEEYLDASAIVDGDAGGAHASPYGNKMNEHGPHRAWARKTLLRAEAFGVAAEETTVVDLLEASMR, translated from the coding sequence ATGAACGTGCGCCACTTCGGTTTCCTCGAGCCCGAACACCGTGATCGGCTCTTCCACCGACCGCCCGCGGAGCTCCGCCTGGACTCCGCGCCCGAGCTCCTCGCGACCGCGCTCGGCGGGACGCTCTACTGCCCGGGGAATCGCCCCTCGCTCGCGAAGGACGTGCTCAAGCAGGCGGCGCGTGGCTGCGTCAGCATGGTGCTCTGCCTCGAGGACTCCATCGCCGACGATGAGGTGCCCGCCGCCGAGGCGAATGTCGCTGCGGCCCTGCGTGAGCTGCACGATGATCGCGATCGCGAGGGGCATGCGCCGCTCCCGCTGTTGTTCGTGCGCGTCCGCACACCCGAGCAGCTCGTCGCGCTCGCGGATCGCCTCGGCGACGCCCTCGACCTGCTCTCGGGCTTCGTCGTCCCGAAGTTCGAGAACCACGGCGGCAGGGCCGAGCGGTTCTTCGCCGCCCTCGAATCGGTGCAGCGAACGCACGGGCGCACGGGCGCCGACGGCGGGCAGCGGCTGCGCATCATGGCGATCCTCGAATCACCCGTCATGATCCACCTCGAGACGCGCGAGCAGACGCTCGCATCGATCCTCGACGTGACGCGGGCGCACCGCGACGACGTGCTCGCGTTGCGCATCGGCGCGACCGACCTGTCGAGCGCGTTCGGACTGCGACGCTCGAAGGATTTCACGGTCTACGACGTCAAGGTCGTCTCGGCCGTCATCGCCGACATCGTCAACGTGCTCGGCAGGCCCGGCGACGATCTCGTCATCTCCGGCCCCGTGTGGGAGCACTTCGCGAAGGCGGAGCGCATCCTGAAGCCGCAATTGCGGACGACGCCGTTCGTCACGGCACGGGAGCGACGGCTGCGTGAGCGCCTCGTGCTCAAGGGCCTCGACGGACTCATCCGCGAGATCACGCTCGATCGTGCCAACGGTCTGCTCGGCAAGACGGTCATCCACCCGAGTCACGTGTCCGTCGTGCACGCCCTCTCGGTCGTGACCCACGAGGAGTACCTCGATGCGAGCGCGATCGTGGACGGCGACGCGGGCGGCGCACACGCCTCGCCGTACGGCAACAAGATGAACGAGCACGGACCCCACCGCGCATGGGCGCGGAAGACGCTGCTGCGCGCCGAGGCCTTCGGGGTCGCGGCCGAGGAGACGACCGTCGTCGACCTCCTGGAAGCGAGCATGCGATGA
- a CDS encoding TerD family protein, with translation MASLVPGANAAITAENPGIDEVLFGFGWDVVPSRGPQAELVPLAIVCGHDGRALSSDHLVFFNQLMSADGSVTFADARDEEEIDIDLRVVPDEVDRFVFVVYVDPDVRGPGDFSSVRSAFVRVCARDGRELVRFDVPLGDVASSQAVLFGELYRHRDEWRFRALGQGYGSGLQGLADDFGIEL, from the coding sequence ATGGCATCCCTCGTTCCTGGCGCGAACGCCGCGATCACGGCAGAGAACCCCGGCATCGACGAAGTGCTGTTCGGGTTCGGCTGGGACGTGGTCCCGAGCCGCGGACCCCAGGCGGAGCTCGTCCCGCTCGCGATCGTGTGCGGGCACGACGGCCGGGCGCTGTCGAGCGACCACCTCGTCTTCTTCAACCAGCTCATGAGCGCGGACGGCTCGGTCACGTTCGCCGACGCCCGTGACGAGGAGGAGATCGACATCGACCTCCGGGTCGTCCCCGACGAGGTCGATCGGTTCGTCTTCGTCGTGTACGTCGACCCCGACGTCCGCGGCCCGGGCGACTTCTCCTCGGTCCGCTCCGCCTTCGTGCGGGTCTGCGCCCGCGACGGGCGCGAGCTCGTGCGCTTCGACGTCCCGCTCGGCGATGTCGCGTCGAGCCAGGCGGTGCTTTTCGGCGAGCTGTACCGGCACCGCGACGAGTGGCGGTTCCGCGCGCTCGGCCAGGGCTACGGGTCCGGCCTGCAGGGGCTCGCAGACGACTTCGGAATCGAACTCTGA
- a CDS encoding toxic anion resistance protein, which yields MSSPLTPPDAGEVAEASLVLHAPDAPEIVQAEQAPGMVPVPADRQAEIQQQARAFVAEVATLDPRAPEFTQKLGGISEIGGAEMVRSGNFSSRMLERSSTSVAGAKRGGDSAQIRVATTLGDLRSTVEDLTPNQADLGLGRKILGFIPGGNKLAKYFQRYESAQTQLDKIIKSLMAGQDELLKDNASLAGEKVQLWENMQALSEYAVFAKALDAACVEKIDQTRAAGQIEQAQALEADVLFPVRQRHQDILTQLAVSVQGYLAMDLIRKNNLELIKGVDRARTTTIAALRTAVIVAQALANQKMVLDQIDAINTTTNNMILQTSEMLRDQTTRIHEQATNSGVSVETLQRAFDNVFATMDAIDTFRATAARNMEGTVNALESGLERARPYLERSREAEQREQA from the coding sequence ATGAGCAGCCCACTGACGCCACCGGACGCGGGCGAGGTCGCCGAGGCCTCGCTCGTGCTCCACGCACCCGACGCACCGGAGATCGTGCAGGCCGAGCAGGCACCGGGCATGGTCCCCGTGCCCGCCGACCGGCAGGCCGAGATCCAGCAGCAGGCGCGCGCGTTCGTGGCGGAGGTGGCGACCCTCGACCCGAGGGCGCCCGAGTTCACGCAGAAGCTCGGCGGTATCTCCGAGATCGGCGGCGCCGAGATGGTGCGATCGGGGAACTTCTCCTCGCGCATGCTCGAGCGCTCGTCGACCTCGGTCGCCGGTGCCAAGCGTGGCGGCGACAGTGCGCAGATCCGTGTGGCCACGACCCTCGGCGACCTGCGTTCGACGGTCGAGGACCTCACGCCCAACCAGGCCGACCTCGGCCTGGGGCGCAAGATTCTCGGGTTCATCCCCGGCGGCAACAAGCTCGCCAAGTACTTCCAGCGCTACGAATCGGCGCAGACCCAGCTCGACAAGATCATCAAGTCGCTCATGGCCGGGCAGGACGAACTCCTCAAGGACAACGCCTCGCTCGCGGGCGAGAAGGTCCAGCTGTGGGAGAACATGCAGGCCCTCAGCGAGTACGCGGTATTCGCCAAGGCCCTCGACGCGGCCTGCGTCGAGAAGATCGACCAGACGCGGGCGGCGGGCCAGATCGAGCAGGCGCAGGCGCTCGAGGCCGACGTGCTCTTCCCCGTGCGGCAGCGGCACCAGGACATCCTCACGCAGCTCGCCGTGTCGGTCCAGGGCTACCTCGCGATGGACCTCATCCGCAAGAACAACCTCGAGCTCATCAAGGGCGTCGACCGCGCCCGGACGACGACGATCGCCGCCCTGCGCACGGCCGTCATCGTCGCGCAGGCGCTCGCGAACCAGAAGATGGTGCTCGACCAGATCGACGCCATCAACACGACGACGAACAACATGATCCTGCAGACGAGCGAGATGCTGCGCGACCAGACGACGCGCATCCACGAGCAGGCGACGAACTCCGGGGTGAGCGTCGAGACGCTGCAGCGGGCCTTCGACAACGTGTTCGCGACGATGGACGCGATCGACACGTTCCGCGCGACGGCCGCGCGGAACATGGAGGGCACCGTGAACGCCCTCGAGTCGGGGCTCGAGCGCGCGCGCCCGTACCTCGAGCGCAGCCGCGAGGCGGAGCAGCGCGAACAGGCCTGA